In a single window of the Pseudomonadota bacterium genome:
- the rpsD gene encoding 30S ribosomal protein S4 — protein MTKRLSSKYKICRRHGVNLWGRPKSPTNKRDYGPGQHGQGRRRKPTDYGVQLAAKQKLKGYYGNITERQFRRTFEEAYSRRGDTIENLIGLLERRLDIVIYRMKFVPTVFAARQFVNHGHIHVNGKRVTIPSYRVSPGDVIEVKQKSQELPLVLEAVASSEREVPEYMAVDFDKMNGTYVRVPTFVEVPYPVQMEPNLVVEFYSSG, from the coding sequence ATGACGAAACGTCTGTCATCGAAATACAAGATCTGCCGCCGCCATGGCGTCAATCTCTGGGGCCGGCCCAAGAGCCCGACCAACAAGCGCGACTACGGTCCCGGCCAGCATGGCCAGGGACGCCGCCGCAAGCCGACCGACTATGGCGTGCAGCTGGCCGCCAAGCAGAAGCTGAAGGGCTATTACGGCAACATCACCGAGCGCCAATTCCGCCGCACCTTCGAGGAGGCGTATAGCCGCCGCGGCGACACGATCGAGAACCTGATCGGTCTGCTTGAGCGCCGCCTGGATATTGTCATCTACCGCATGAAGTTCGTGCCGACCGTGTTCGCCGCGCGCCAGTTCGTCAACCACGGCCACATCCACGTCAACGGCAAGCGGGTGACCATTCCCAGCTACCGGGTGTCGCCAGGCGACGTCATCGAGGTCAAGCAGAAGTCCCAGGAACTTCCGCTGGTTCTGGAAGCCGTCGCGTCGAGCGAGCGCGAGGTGCCGGAGTACATGGCGGTCGACTTCGACAAGATGAATGGCACCTATGTGCGGGTCCCGACCTTTGTCGAGGTACCGTACCCCGTGCAGATGGAGCCGAACCTGGTGGTCGAGTTTTATTCGAGCGGTTGA
- a CDS encoding DUF4286 family protein codes for MADETELQGAGLLYMVRSWVDPELGQPYLDWLEAKHMAEVCAEPGFLWARKVELDQTDCSGWKGYLLIYGVAGRAALDAYMKSPARDGFWRELEAFEDIHYSERFYGAMDFAAAKPSA; via the coding sequence ATGGCAGACGAGACGGAACTTCAAGGTGCCGGGCTGCTTTACATGGTTCGCTCGTGGGTCGATCCGGAGCTCGGACAACCCTATTTGGACTGGCTCGAGGCCAAACACATGGCAGAGGTCTGCGCCGAGCCGGGTTTCCTTTGGGCGCGCAAGGTCGAACTTGATCAGACCGATTGTTCGGGCTGGAAAGGTTATCTGCTGATCTATGGCGTCGCCGGCCGTGCCGCGCTCGACGCTTACATGAAAAGCCCGGCGCGCGACGGTTTCTGGAGGGAGCTGGAAGCTTTCGAGGACATCCACTACTCCGAGCGCTTCTATGGCGCGATGGACTTTGCCGCCGCGAAACCCAGCGCCTGA
- a CDS encoding extracellular solute-binding protein, protein MHIDDVIARVRDRAISRRDLNKAMAAAGILTVAAPITGAKADAEGEVIYFTWAGYDLPEMWPNYVEKYGAEPETPLFGDNAETFAKMRSGFQVDVTHPCAGSTIVRWRDAGLLQPIDTSRLSNWPDMVPALTNLNGSIVDGDNYFAPCEWGQTSITYRTDLVEVEEDSWGILWDERYAGKLTMLDAAEDAWWCAAIYAGIDTDNVTDEGRAKVLELLREQRPLLRTYSSDMTSVQQMLASGEVVAAMTWNGTPWELTAQEVPVKFADVKEGALTWVCGLVLAEGAPHYDKAHDLIDAMLDPSAGEFLTGEYGYGHSNVKTYDLFSDEDLAARGLSRDVMDMLNRGVFVLIVDPEQNEAIERDWAEVTAGF, encoded by the coding sequence ATGCACATTGATGACGTTATTGCGCGGGTGCGCGACCGCGCTATCAGCAGGCGCGACCTCAACAAGGCGATGGCCGCCGCCGGTATCCTGACCGTCGCCGCGCCGATTACCGGCGCTAAAGCCGATGCGGAAGGTGAGGTTATCTACTTTACATGGGCCGGGTATGACCTACCGGAGATGTGGCCGAACTACGTAGAAAAGTACGGCGCCGAGCCTGAAACACCGTTGTTCGGCGACAACGCCGAGACCTTCGCCAAGATGCGCTCCGGTTTCCAGGTCGACGTCACGCATCCATGCGCGGGCAGCACGATCGTTCGCTGGCGTGATGCCGGCCTGCTGCAGCCGATCGACACGTCCCGTCTGTCGAACTGGCCCGACATGGTGCCGGCGCTGACCAACCTCAACGGCAGCATCGTCGACGGCGATAACTACTTCGCGCCATGCGAATGGGGTCAGACGTCGATCACCTATCGCACCGACCTGGTCGAGGTCGAGGAAGACAGCTGGGGCATCCTCTGGGATGAGCGCTATGCCGGCAAGCTGACGATGCTGGATGCCGCCGAGGATGCCTGGTGGTGCGCGGCGATCTATGCCGGCATCGACACCGACAACGTGACCGATGAAGGTCGGGCCAAGGTTCTGGAGCTGCTCCGCGAACAGCGTCCCCTGCTCCGGACCTATTCAAGCGACATGACCAGCGTCCAGCAGATGCTGGCGTCGGGCGAGGTTGTGGCCGCCATGACATGGAATGGCACGCCTTGGGAACTGACGGCGCAGGAAGTGCCGGTGAAGTTCGCCGACGTGAAGGAGGGCGCTTTGACGTGGGTCTGCGGCCTGGTGCTGGCCGAAGGCGCGCCCCACTACGACAAGGCGCACGACCTGATCGACGCCATGCTGGATCCAAGCGCCGGCGAGTTCCTTACCGGCGAGTACGGCTATGGCCACTCCAACGTGAAGACGTACGACCTCTTCAGTGATGAAGACCTGGCGGCGCGCGGCCTGTCGCGCGATGTCATGGATATGCTGAACCGTGGCGTCTTTGTGCTGATTGTCGATCCCGAACAGAACGAAGCGATCGAACGCGATTGGGCGGAAGTCACCGCCGGCTTCTAA
- a CDS encoding aminotransferase class I/II-fold pyridoxal phosphate-dependent enzyme has translation MTANDPARLELTPDEMRALGYRAVDMVVEHWTSLAQKPAAVHVELEDLRPTLREPLPETAGDWRDALDFARDNVFETMGQIAHPRFLAFVPGPSNFVGAMADIMTSGYNTAASLWRETPGPAELELTTLEWLKALCGFDDACEGIFTSGGSVANLTGLAAAREAKLGEDTDDAVAYCASQTHSSVARGFRILGFRRDQLRPIAIDDRFRIDMAALKAAIDNDIAAGRRPFCIVGNAGTTNTGAIDPLETMADLAAQHDLWLHVDGAYGGAASLVPQGRALLAGMERADSVVIDPHKWLFQPYEAGVVFVRHPGLLDRTFASSPEYLQDVAAGEQEVNFSERSIQLSRGLRAFKLWLSLKVFGAEAFRAAVQRGIEIAERAEAMLKESGRFEIVTPATIGVVTFRFLRDGLDDPVLDRVHRRIVDALLEDGYAFVTSTELGGRTCLRFCTINPRTTDEDLAGTIERIIRFGDDVNV, from the coding sequence ATGACGGCAAACGATCCCGCCCGGCTGGAATTGACGCCAGACGAAATGCGCGCACTGGGCTACCGTGCTGTCGACATGGTGGTCGAGCACTGGACCAGTTTGGCGCAGAAGCCGGCCGCCGTGCATGTCGAACTGGAAGACCTGCGCCCGACACTGCGCGAGCCGCTGCCGGAAACCGCTGGCGACTGGCGGGACGCCCTGGACTTCGCGCGCGACAACGTGTTCGAGACCATGGGTCAGATCGCCCATCCGAGGTTCCTGGCCTTCGTGCCCGGTCCGTCCAACTTCGTCGGCGCCATGGCCGACATCATGACCTCCGGCTACAACACCGCCGCCAGCTTGTGGCGCGAGACGCCGGGGCCGGCCGAGCTGGAGTTGACCACGCTGGAGTGGCTGAAGGCGCTATGCGGGTTCGACGACGCCTGCGAAGGCATCTTCACCAGCGGCGGCTCGGTCGCCAACCTGACGGGGCTCGCCGCCGCACGCGAGGCCAAGCTGGGCGAAGACACAGACGATGCCGTCGCCTATTGCGCCAGCCAGACCCACAGCTCGGTCGCGCGCGGTTTTCGTATCCTCGGTTTTCGTCGCGACCAGTTGCGGCCGATCGCGATCGATGACCGGTTCCGCATCGACATGGCCGCGCTGAAGGCCGCGATCGACAACGACATAGCGGCAGGCCGCCGGCCGTTCTGCATCGTCGGCAACGCTGGCACGACGAACACCGGCGCCATCGATCCGCTGGAAACCATGGCCGATCTGGCGGCACAGCACGATCTGTGGCTGCATGTCGACGGCGCCTATGGCGGCGCGGCGAGTCTGGTGCCCCAGGGCCGTGCCCTGCTTGCCGGCATGGAGCGCGCCGATAGCGTCGTCATCGATCCGCACAAATGGCTGTTCCAACCCTATGAGGCCGGTGTCGTGTTCGTCCGCCACCCCGGACTCCTGGATCGCACGTTTGCAAGCAGCCCCGAATACCTGCAGGACGTCGCGGCCGGTGAGCAAGAGGTCAACTTCTCCGAACGCAGCATTCAGCTTTCGCGCGGGTTGCGCGCCTTCAAGCTGTGGTTGTCGCTCAAGGTATTCGGTGCCGAGGCGTTCCGCGCCGCCGTCCAACGCGGCATCGAGATCGCCGAGCGGGCCGAGGCCATGCTGAAAGAAAGCGGGCGCTTCGAGATCGTCACGCCGGCGACGATCGGTGTCGTCACCTTCCGCTTCCTGCGCGACGGTCTGGACGACCCCGTGCTCGACCGCGTGCACCGCCGGATCGTCGATGCCCTGCTGGAGGACGGATACGCCTTCGTGACCTCGACCGAGCTGGGCGGGCGCACCTGTCTGCGCTTCTGCACCATCAACCCGCGCACCACCGATGAGGACCTTGCGGGAACGATCGAGCGAATCATCCGATTTGGCGATGACGTGAACGTCTAG
- a CDS encoding aminotransferase class V-fold PLP-dependent enzyme encodes MADRPLDLEFVRSFFPALNDSWAFMENAGGSLVPRTVIDRVHSYMTECQVQPAAAYRVSQDATERMDAGHKAVCGLINAELDEVVIGPSTTRNVITLAAAIRGWFKPGDELIVTNLDHEANNGHWRRLEEFGITVREWQVDPKTAELEIDSLKEMLSEKTRLVCFSHCSNIAGGVNPVREIADLVHSFGGMVCVDGVAYAAHGAIDVKALDVDFYLLSLYKLYGPHLGVMYGKREHFLKAKGQYFYFHGEDDIPMKLNPGAPNHELTAGSVGIADYFEALAAHHINEPANDFHGRVRQVYGLFAKQEEALSNRFLDYALAHPKLNVIGRATADHTRRAPTFSFIIEGMSSQEAARQLDAQGIACGAGDFYAPRVLNAVGVDPADGVIRCSVVHYNTVDEVDRLVKALDAIIP; translated from the coding sequence ATGGCCGACCGGCCGCTTGACCTTGAGTTCGTCCGCTCTTTTTTTCCCGCGCTGAACGACAGCTGGGCGTTCATGGAGAACGCCGGCGGCAGCTTGGTGCCGCGCACCGTGATCGACAGGGTGCACAGCTATATGACCGAGTGCCAGGTGCAGCCGGCTGCCGCCTACCGCGTCTCGCAGGATGCGACCGAGCGCATGGATGCCGGCCACAAGGCGGTTTGCGGATTGATCAACGCCGAACTGGACGAGGTGGTCATCGGTCCGTCAACGACCCGCAATGTCATCACCCTGGCCGCCGCGATCCGTGGCTGGTTCAAGCCGGGTGACGAATTGATCGTCACCAATCTGGATCACGAGGCCAATAACGGGCACTGGCGCCGGCTGGAAGAGTTCGGCATCACCGTGCGCGAGTGGCAGGTCGACCCGAAGACAGCCGAGCTTGAGATCGACAGCCTGAAGGAGATGCTGAGCGAGAAAACTCGGCTGGTGTGCTTCTCGCACTGTTCCAACATCGCCGGCGGCGTCAATCCGGTGCGCGAAATTGCCGACCTCGTCCACAGTTTCGGCGGCATGGTTTGCGTCGACGGTGTCGCCTATGCCGCCCACGGCGCTATCGACGTCAAGGCGCTGGACGTCGATTTCTACCTCTTGAGCCTCTACAAACTCTACGGTCCGCATCTGGGCGTCATGTATGGCAAGCGTGAGCATTTTCTGAAAGCGAAAGGCCAGTACTTCTATTTTCACGGTGAAGACGACATCCCGATGAAGCTCAATCCGGGCGCGCCGAACCACGAGCTGACCGCGGGCTCTGTCGGGATCGCCGACTACTTCGAGGCCCTGGCCGCCCATCATATCAACGAACCAGCAAATGACTTCCACGGCCGTGTACGCCAGGTCTATGGGCTGTTCGCAAAGCAGGAGGAGGCACTGTCCAACCGCTTCCTCGATTATGCGCTGGCGCATCCCAAGCTGAATGTCATCGGCCGCGCGACAGCCGATCATACGCGACGTGCGCCGACCTTCTCGTTCATCATTGAAGGCATGTCATCCCAGGAGGCCGCCAGGCAGCTGGATGCGCAGGGCATCGCGTGCGGCGCCGGCGACTTCTATGCGCCACGCGTCCTGAACGCGGTCGGTGTCGACCCGGCCGACGGTGTCATCCGCTGTTCCGTGGTCCACTACAACACCGTCGACGAGGTTGACCGGCTGGTGAAGGCGCTCGACGCGATCATACCATGA
- a CDS encoding VOC family protein — MVDPVPQGARTVTPHLVIEGAADAIAFYEKAFGATEHFRLPSPDGKVMHAVLTIGDSMVFVADAMPDMGSEGPKAHGGTSVALHLYVDDADAWAERAEKAGATVTMPVEDMFWGDRYGRLEDPFGHVWAVATHVKDLTPEEIGEAAKAAFGGGS, encoded by the coding sequence ATGGTTGACCCCGTCCCACAGGGCGCACGCACCGTCACCCCGCACCTCGTGATCGAAGGCGCCGCCGATGCGATCGCGTTCTATGAGAAGGCCTTTGGGGCCACGGAGCATTTCCGCCTGCCGTCGCCTGACGGCAAGGTCATGCACGCGGTGCTGACAATCGGCGATTCGATGGTTTTTGTCGCCGATGCTATGCCCGATATGGGCTCCGAAGGGCCCAAGGCTCATGGCGGAACCTCGGTCGCGCTGCACCTTTACGTTGACGACGCGGACGCCTGGGCAGAGCGTGCGGAAAAGGCCGGTGCCACGGTGACCATGCCGGTCGAGGACATGTTCTGGGGCGACCGATACGGCCGTCTGGAGGATCCGTTCGGTCACGTTTGGGCGGTGGCAACGCACGTCAAGGATCTGACGCCCGAAGAGATTGGAGAAGCGGCCAAGGCGGCCTTCGGCGGCGGATCGTAA